The following DNA comes from Diceros bicornis minor isolate mBicDic1 chromosome 7, mDicBic1.mat.cur, whole genome shotgun sequence.
TCTGAGATTCATCATAGGTAATATTGTCCATGGCTTTATTTTTTGTAATGTATGAGATATTTGAAGGAACTGACAATATTTCACAAAGTAGTATATACTTATATCTTATGGCATTCCTCTCCATTGCTTTCCCAAATAGCCCCTTGATTACTTTTGGGTAATTATCATACCTAGTGCTCCTCGAAGGGTGCTCACAGGGTTTTGCAAGACCCTTCTAGAAAGTCCAAAAGGTCAAAgccatttttataattataaacattATTCGCTTTTCTCACTCTCATTTTCTTATGCGTGCACTGTGGAATTTTTCAGAGGCTATATAAGAGGTGATATCACAAGAGATAAAATGCAGACGTAAATATGAGAATCCACCTCTTCTATTAAATCCGACATTAAGGACACTTCTGAATGTCAAACAACACCATTCTTATCAGTCTTTTTACATAAACTACAGTACTTTATTTTAAAGTACgtaatttatatttacatataatgtgtttattattgttattttaaagttaatttaaaaaactaaaaaattctattttagtatctaatatggtaaatatgaTGGACATAATTCATATAGACCAAGGCCCTTTCAGTTCCTTAATAATTTTTTGGAAATGTTAGAGTCCTAAGTCCAAATGAGAACTGCTGGTTTACACTATTGTCTGTGTTTTGATATGATAAAAATCTAAGGATTTTCCTTGTGGCTCTAATACAGTAACATGACATAAGAGAGGTTAATTGGATGGACTCTGTTTGAATTTGTCTCATTCTAACTCCATTTATGATCTCTGATTAGTCTGCTTCTGCTATGAGGTGATTGCTATATTTGATGCTTCCTAATCTTATGAGACTACCTTAGTTTTCAATCCCATATCTCCAGCCTCCTGTTTATTCTGTGATCTCCTGTTGTCCTTCCAATACATTGCCTTTTGATTATCAGCTATattatgtttatctttttgacTAACTATAACACCAATAAATACATGCGAAATTATACCCATGTTCTAAAAATGTGCCTAGCTTCAGGTATGAACAGATCAAATATTTAGCAAATTTAAGTGACAGTGAAATTAAAGTGTTAAGGAATCTTCCTTGATCCCTTAAAAGTAACAAATAAAATTACTTTCCTAACTCTGTGTCCTTAAGACactgtacagttctgtggcaatTAACATAATCTGTattgtataatatttatttatgtattgacCTTGTCTCCACCAAGAGAATGGCTTCAAATAAGGGCAGAGAACTAGAGGTATTCATTTTAATGTCCCCAACACTAACATATGAGTGTTTGGTTCCACTTGTTCAACATTTAGTTTTTGAAAGGAAACAGGGTTTGGGGTTTGTATTAAAtgtgcctttgtgtgtgtgtgtgtgtgtgtaagaggagagaagaagaaattatGTTTAATTTGTATGTGGTCTCATTTATCAGTTGTCCTATAATTTTTCCAGGTAGTTATTGCACAGTAGAAATACCCAAGCAATGGAGTTAATAATCCCATGTTCTGTATGAGAAGAAAAAGAGCATCTTGATtccagagaagctggagagaaaaCTGTCCATGAGTGGAAGGAGCACAATATTTGCCAGTGTTGAGGGGAAGATGCCTGGCCGAAAAATCAGAGGGTTTGTGGAACTTTACTTGGAAGAGTCTGAGGAAATAGCTAGGATGACACACCATGAGATTTACAGTCCAGAATCAGCCCCATCTTTAGGGCAGCTATTTCTCAAAACAGCACTTTACCAGCTGAGGGGCAAGTTTCCAGAGAAGTGGTAGAGGAGACTCGTCTCCAGCAGTAGAGTTCATATTCGACATCTTTTCACAGCTTAGCACATCCACCCTTTCACAGTTTAGGTCTTTGCTTCTTTCTGCTGCAGCTGTGTGCCACAAACAGTGGCAGACAGTTTGGGGCCAATACGCTCAAAGATCATTCCCAGACAGCAAGGTAATAGGTTCATCTTTATTCAGATGTGCCCATTGACAAAGGGCCCAGCCCCAGAGTCCATTTCAAAAGCTCAGTTGATGATAGTTAGAGATCTTTCCCCCTTAGTGCCCACCAGCACTCAATTTactgaaaaattttactctgctGGCTCTTTTTCTTGCTAACTCTAATAGAATATTATAATGATTTATATGGATTTTGAAGCCATTCAAACATGTCTTGAAATCTTGCCATGCCATCTACTTGCCGGAGAGCCTTGGAAAAATATCTTTACTTTTTAAGTCAGTTTGTCCTGTAAAATTGGGTTAACAAATTTTATCTAATGTGACATTTTAAGGACAAATAAGACCAATGCATGTAAAGGACTAGCTCAGAGGgtatattcaataaatagtagttATTTACATTATTAGTTCTtccccaatttttatttttcttttaaccctAAACAGCTAAAAATCTCACCTGTTAGTACAAATAACTTACTTGGTTGTAAAGAGAGTCCATTATTTATAAATAACTCGTGATGACTCTAAAGTGAGATAAAGAAGGTATGGAGGGAAGGATGACAGAATATTCCAAAGTGAATGAGTAGCATAGGGCCTCACATTTAGACTTATTTCTAGAATTCTGTGGATGCATACATAAACCAGTGCAGCTCAGTTTGAAAGTAAACCATCTTCTCCTTTCATTCTTACAGATTTCTCAAGCTTGGTGGGATCAAGCAATGGATGGGAGTGGGAACCTTCTTTCAGGCACTGTCATGACTGGGTCATGAAGCAGAAGACTAGAGGAGGGCACAGGTAATGGCTGATCTAGCTGATGTACTGGCTTCCAGTAAAAAAGGCTTGGATATGTTTCCATAAAGTAGTAGGTACACAGGGGCCAAGTTAGAATTGACAACCTCTAAATTCACCAGGATTATACAggagaaataatgaaataatagtGCAGATCAAATGTATAATACCTGCATCATTTTATTTGGATATTGACATTAGTCACACCTTTACTTCCAACCTCAAACATGTGACAGTGGCCTGCAATAGCTTCCTTCTGCCTCAGATGAACCACAGCAAGCCATGCTGCTGGATCTGGTTCCCTGCCAACAATTTGCTTGCCCAAATAGTCTTCATTCTTTGGTGATGGCAGCTGTGGTTATGCTACTTTAAGACTGTATTTGTGGCTTTCTAGCAGTGAGGAGTGTACTCTgtgagctctgtgtgtgtgtgtttgtgtgtgtgtgtatgtgtgtgtgtgtgtgtgtatgagagagggacagaggaagagggagagagaaaaaaactcttCATGTTACTTGCTGATATCACTGTGTTCACCTCCTGATGTCTGTTCCAATCCAGTGTGCTCTGTTGTGCTTTTTGTGAAGAGAATGGAGAATGGTGCTTTGGATCACTCCTCAGCAAAGGGGAGGCTATGTCTCCTTCTATCCTCATTtacctcttctcctcctctctgtaGTATTTCATCTCTCCTGTCCACGTGTCCTTACCTCTCTACTGTTTCCTCTCCCAGCCTTCACTTGGAGCAATATCACAGCATAAGGCCAGTGGCTTAAAGATGGTGATGGGAGCACCTTCAAGCCTCCAGGTCCAAAGTCCACTCTGTCACATAGAGAAAATCTTTAAGGAGAGTGAGGTACCTCTAAGTCTAGGTATGTCCCAGAATCCCTGAGCTTAGCCTTCAGAGTCCTCTGGGCATAAACATGGGCTCATGGGTCATTAAGTTCATTTAATTCTTTGCTCCTCCCTACTGCCTCTGCAAAGAAACATCACCATAACAGCTATACTCCTTAGCTCAGGTGAGGGAATGTCTCATGAGCTGGTAGGAAGGGAAATACCCTGCAAGGAGAGGAATCTGTGTGGGGGATGATATTGATTCTGCCCCCTTTGGAAGCCATGAAAGTATTTTTACACCATTAAGTCTTCAAAGTGTTACTTCTTAGGAAACTGTCCTTAACAGCTCTTCTTCTTTGCTTAATATAAATATGTGAACCCTGATGCAGTTTGGCATTGTTACAACTGTGGTTTCAAAAGATGAAGAAGACCCCTGATATAGACACATTAGACTTCTCAATAGACAATAGGCAGCAACTCTGTTTTTGGACAGTGTTCATTCCTGTAGATAATAGTATCAACTTTCTTCCAACCCAGCAAGATTCTCCTTCCCAATTTAAAACTAAAAGCAAACAGATAAAGTCTTTGGAAGGGGCTTTCCTGTGTTTTAGCTCTTTTATCAGAAGGTGAAGGAAACTCCACATTCTCCTGAGCTCAAGGAGCTCAATATAGTTAGAGCTCAAGATCTAGAGTTTTCTTAGAGTCTCCCTTCCTGGATGATGATGGAGTAGACCTGATAGTACCAGAATATGTGATAGGTCATAGTTTTCCTCAGTACAGATAGAAAAAGACTGAGAGACAATTGACTACATTAGACaaccagtttttattttttatcttctaaGTTCAGACAATTTTGAGTTGTTATGAGATAGAAGACGATAATGTTTTCTGCAGTCCAAAAGAGATTGTGTGTTAGATATGATATGTTCCTGTTTTCATTACTTCTCTTTTGATTAATGAGAAGCTTGCTCCCTCGTCTCTGGCCACTTCCTCATGGTATCCATCCTCCCCATTGTATCAACATTTATCTTCCCAAATCAAGTCTGATACTATCCAGTCTCTTCTTAAAATTCCTTCCTATCACCTGCATTTCTCCGTTGGACACTATAGGCATTACATGATGAAGTACAAATATCATTGATGTCAAAGTCCTTCAGTTAATACCCAATCAACGTTTTAAACTTTAATTCTACTTCACGACTCTTCAAAACATTACACTGTCTTTGGTGATCAAAAGTTCTACTTCTTGGCAAAGGGGAGCTGCCTTCTCCGAGGTTATGGTCCCTCCCTGGGGCAACTCCCATCCAATGACTAGTTGATGAGAGAGTAAAAAGGCCTGGCACACACACCTCAATTTAAACTACTCTGAAAGGCCATTCTAGAGCTCCCTATGTGATTATCCaagttcttgtttttgtttttgtttcctcagATATTTTTGGACAGTTTTCACACATGCATGTGCCCATCAGTATTCTGCTGAATACTCAAGAGGGTCCTCTGTAGATCTTTGGAATTATCTTTCTatgcagttctctcttctccaaTACTCTACCTTGTGAACTCTAGCTACCTTAGACTTCCATGACTCCCATGTCCTTCTCTTCAACACAGAAAGACTGTCAGGCTACATCTAAGTTCACTCTCCCTTCAACATAGACTGGAATCTCCCTCCAATAAGTTGGCACAAGCTTTCCCCAGTAAACAGgactcacctcatttgtttcctgtctctcagaGATCATTGTCCTCCGTTGCTTGATGTTCTATGACTTCAGAaccattgttttatatattttgtccagttttttgttgtttcaaaTGAGAAGATGAATTTAGTCCTTGTTGCTCCATCTTGACAAGCTATAGTCCCTCTAGAGTATGTAAAATCATGCTGGACAAGCAGATGAAAGCACCATCCAACTTCTCCATCCAATTGActcctccctgggctcagggttGGATTTGTTACTGCATAAGCCTCCTACCCTCCCCATAGTCAGGAGAGATCTGTTTTACAGCTGAAGTCCTAGTATCTTAGGAGAACTATGTACCACAATAAAAGAGAATACACCTCTGGGGGAACCTGAGTTCAGAGTGGTTTGTGGACTCCAAAATGTATCTAAGGAATTTGAAGAAAATAGATTTTAGGACTGGAGGAAGGGCAGTGGTATACAGAAATGGGAAACTAAGTGAGATGTGACTAATTCAGGACCTTCAAGATTAAGAATGGcacttagatttatttttaagtgaagaGTCTATCAAAGATTTCTTCCTCTGTGTGGAGACAATAGGATGTGTACTCAATACTAATATGAGTGTCTCAGGGAAGACAATGTAACTATGAATCTTTTTTCCACAGGGTTAAGCAAGGACAGATGCATGACCAGGCCTCCAGGTTAATTATGTTCAGCTCTGGGGAAACTAATCTCTGTCTTCACCCATAAGAAGAGCTAATATTCTGCCAATATTCTTTGAATAACCAAAGACTGGAGGTGACAAAACCCACAGAAGTGTCAGCATGAAAATGTagtcatctttctcttcctctcacacatTAAACTGATAATCAAGTTCTGCTCATTCTTTAAAGAAAATCCTCTAAAATACTTTCTAACCACTTTTTCATGCCCTTTGCAATTAAAGGAATCAAGCAGCTCCCAGCCTCCACCTTCGCCAAGTTCTTGGATACTCTAAAGTCATATAATATATACCTTTTCATCCGATGTTTGCAATTTACCAAgagaaatttcaaaaacaaagagTTTATATTTGTTGAAAACAAGGGATTAGTACTCTATACATTTCAAATGCCTTTAGGAATTTTGAAACCTACTCACCAGGCCCTTGCTTTCATCCTATGGAATTTTGCCAATAAGAATTGTGTCTGACCTTTGGGTAAGTTTATTGGATGAGCCTGAACCCTAAATTCTCTAGTACTCATGTAAATTACGACATCACTGCTTACCAACTGCAATAATATACTATGCTTCCTCACCCATTTTCAGATTGTTGCATCCAGAAGTTTAACCATTTGCCGTGCTTATACTCCCCTCATTTGAGGCTCTTTGGTGCAGCACCAGACCATATGGAGCATGGTTTTGAGTAAACAGGCTGTCATCTATACCATCTCAGTCAGTTTTACCACTTTCCACACTGCTAGTCTTCTCATTCCTCACCTCTACatcctcttgggtcctcagaGTCCTGGCTTTTCCATAAAGAGTTGAAAGGTGGTTGAGGTTTCTGCTGGGCATAGGCTCATACTATTGTGAATACTATCCTTCTGTAACAGAAGCTTGAACAGTCATGATCACAAAAAGATGGTGACCTCTCAGAGTTCTGTGCCTCTGCTTATTTCTTCCTGACTCTAAAGGGAAAAGTTATAGAGAGAAGATGCCTATTGGCAGCAGCAGGTTCACAAAAATGACACAGAGATAATGGCCTGAAGAGCAGAGCTAGAGTTTCATTCACACCCGAGGTAGGAGTGCTATGTCATGGAAAGGCTCTAGAGTCAGATAGACCAGTGCTTGAATTGATGCCCCACCACTAACTAGATGTGACCTTTGTCAATATTTATccataaatttttgttttctattgtatAAAGTAGAACAATAATCCCTGCCATACTGAATTGTTATGAAAGTGAgaggatttaaatatataaatgtctaTACACAAAATTAGGTACCTAAGAATGTTAGTTACCTGAACTAGGCGATGAACTTTGGTCAGGTACTAAGAGATCCACAGTAATTCCTGATACTGGAGGGACAGAAAGTGGGTAGGAAATATTCACTATCCAACCATTATTTTACTGTCTGGAGTCGCAAATCCTGAAATAGAAACAGAGAAAACGGTAATAGGTGTTTCTATTGAGAGTCCCTTCCGTGTATTTAAAACCCTCTCTGCAAGAACTTCTGAAACCTCTGCTTTAACTCTTTGGTTCGAAAACCATATATAAGAGGATTCAAGGCAGGGGGTATGAGGTGATGAAGGACATTGAGCAGGATCAGGATGTCCATGGGGACCCTCTTTCTGGACACATTGGTCAACACCACAACCAGCAGGATGGTGCTGAAGAAGACGATGAGGATGAAGTGGGAGCCACACGTGCTCAGGGCTTTCACTGCAGCCCCCTCAGCTTTGAATCTAAGCACAGCTCTTAGAATGAAGGTGTAGGACAGGAAAATGAGGATGAAATCTGAGCCCAGTAAGGTCCAACCAGCCACAAACTGGTAGATTCTGTTAACGCTGAAATTGTCACAGGAGAGCCTAGAAACAGACAGGTTGGCACAGATGCAgttctcaatgacatttttcccACAATAATGAAGCTGGGCAGAGAGAATGGGTACAGGGGAAAGCAACAAAGCATTCCGAGCCACGATGAAAGCACTAGCCTTGGCCACAAATTGGTTAGTGATGATGGATGGGTACTGTAGTGGGTGGCAGATGGCCACATAACGGTCATAGGCCATGACCATGAATGTGCAGGACTCCATGGGGATGAAACTGTTCATGATGAACAtctggaggaagcaggcagagaAGCTAATGGACCTGAAGTCAAACCAGAAGATGGCCAGGACCTTGGGGATGACAGTGAGGCAGAGCACGATGTCCAGCAAAGAAAGGAGGCTGAGCAGGTAGTACATGGGCTCATGCAGAGAAGTCTCCAGCCAGATGGTGATCAGAAGGGTGGTATTGGCTCCTATggccaggaggaagaggaggctgaGAGGCAGGGACAGCCAGTGCTGCCAAGTCTGGTAGTTAGGGAAGCAGATGAGGAGGAATTCGGAGACTGGAGCAATGGAGTAGTTGCTAGGTAGTGTCATGAGATAAATCCTAAACTGAGGAGATTTCACCTGGGTTTATTTACAGTAAGACACAGGAATTAGGTTTTAGAAGGaagttttagaagttttagaaggaaaataatgAGAATTATCTCATTAAAACGGGCTGTAAATCTACAAAATTTTTTCCAAGTGACTCTAACAAAGAAAATTGACTAATTTTAGATCCTATAGGCCAGAAATGCTCACTAGTTTAGAGTAATCTAGAATTAATAAAGATATCATAAAATCATATTTGATTGTATTTCTTTTCAGTGAGTATTGCTGACATAATTTGTGAAATAGTGGTAAAAATTAGTTTTTCCTCACTTTTTTTACATACATCAAAGTAAATTTGATTTAGAAAAATgtatggagggccggccccgtggcttagcggttaagtgctcgcggccggctgctggcggcccgggttcggatccccggcgcgcac
Coding sequences within:
- the LOC131408102 gene encoding olfactory receptor 56A1-like, giving the protein MTLPSNYSIAPVSEFLLICFPNYQTWQHWLSLPLSLLFLLAIGANTTLLITIWLETSLHEPMYYLLSLLSLLDIVLCLTVIPKVLAIFWFDFRSISFSACFLQMFIMNSFIPMESCTFMVMAYDRYVAICHPLQYPSIITNQFVAKASAFIVARNALLLSPVPILSAQLHYCGKNVIENCICANLSVSRLSCDNFSVNRIYQFVAGWTLLGSDFILIFLSYTFILRAVLRFKAEGAAVKALSTCGSHFILIVFFSTILLVVVLTNVSRKRVPMDILILLNVLHHLIPPALNPLIYGFRTKELKQRFQKFLQRGF